The genomic interval TGGGGCTAGCTTATCCCTCTTCATTCACTTCACTCTCTGCTTCTCATAATCTCTCACGTATGATATCGATCTACATATGGAGTTCATGTTGGCATCTCTTTATTTTACCAATCGCATTGCGGTTCCATTGAAAACCGACAAAGCGGCCTCGTTAGCTGCTGACGTTAGCTTTCCTTGTTATAGCTAGCATCACTATTGTACATTTATCTGTGAAATCCTAATATCTCGCAAAGTCAGGTGTGATCTCTTAAAGTTAAATGGTgcttttaagaaaaataaaataaaacgtgATTCCCACAACTCAACCTCTACTTTTAGTACTAAAGATGTAGCATTAGCTTTGTTTGTTAGCGGCTAGCTTTCAGCTACACAGACCGCAGGCTGAATAAAGCCAAGCTAGCGAATAAAGTGGAATTACAAACACGGTGACAGAAACATATTCATGTTATAAGTGTGTGGCACTGAAGAAAACGCGACTTCAATCCGTGGATCACCAACCTTAAAGCAGGTTTTCGACCTGACACCAAACACGCAGCCAAAACAACTGAGCTGACAGCCCAACTACAGGAGCCGGGAGGAGTCAAAAGGGGCTATTTTAGCTTCGCCATGCCTGTGCTTGGGGGAAAAAACTCAAAGGCagactaaacaaaaacaagacaagcAACTGGACTTGATACTGTGGATAATATAACAAAATTATCTTTGCAAAAATCCTCAATCATTCCAGTAAGAGGAACCCACCATCCGAAAGGTTGCTCATCATACAGATTGTGTTCTACTCTATTCTAACATTTCTCCCTCTTCAGCAGCCAATTATCAGAACAATCATACAAGTCTAATTATTCAAGAACTGAAAGATGCTGATTAGAACTTGCCagtatttattgtaaatatatataaatgctcTCAACATTCTCAAGCCCACACATCAAAATACAAAGCAATGAGATAATAGAAAAATCTGTCATGATTATTTATACAGCGTATGTTGAACCACCCCACTATTTGCATGCACTCGCAACATTACATCTTCAAGCAAACAGGAATAAGCTCAAGGTGCCAACAAAAGGAATCTAAGGAAAGATGAGCACACCCTCTCACACTAGTGCAGACTGGGTTAACATATTCTACATTCAGCCCCctgaaaaaactaatttattcgGCAATAATTTAATCTGCTCCGTCTAGTTTGTTGAGCCTCTTCCTGACGTCCCCAGTGGTCTCCGAATCAGCTCCCTCCGTCAGCTGAGACAGGGATGGACCCACTTTGGTGTTGTCCTCACCTCCCCCGTCGGTATGCAAGGTATGCAGGACCTGCTCACTGGGACGTTTCCAAGAGGGTCGAGTGGCAATCCAGAGGATCAGAGCTCCAAAAATCACCAGGAGGAGTCCCAGAACGTTCACAAAAATTGCCTCCGGAGGCAAGTCTTTATACTTTGGGTTATTCCTTTGTCAAGACatacaaaaaaagttttaatcagTTTATGCAGCAGATTAACattgcacatttattttgtaGAATATAATTTATCTTAAGTATTGAAAAGTACTTACAGGCCAAAAATGAGTTTCTCTGTGATGCCCATGAGTGCCACAGCTACCACACTGGTAAAGAGAAATAGACCACTGTAGATGTGGAGGGGCATAAACGCTGCTCTCCAGTACACCGGAGTAATTGGTATCAAGTATATGCCAACTCCAAGGACCAGCTGCTCATTGAAGGGGAGAAAAAATGCACTTGTCAGATACTCTACTAATCAAGAATGCTATTCACTGGGATTTTGCATTTTAGAGACTTAGTGAGAGGGGTATTTGTTTTTTggtgttctttaaaaaaagtaaatgcaAAATACTGCACCAACCAACCAGCAGTTATTACTTCAGAcacaaataacaataacaaattaaaaaaagtgtatttaccTGTAGACAGTAAAGCGCGACCGCTGTCAGGCCCAGCCAGCTGTGCAGACTGTACATGTTGGGGATTTTTGCACCATTATGGAAGTCAAAAACTGCCACCACAGATATAACAGCGAGAATGAAGGACACCAAGTGCAAGCCTGCATGGATGAACTTCATCAGCAGTTTGCTGCACTGCCAGGTAAAGGGGAGCCTGTAGACAATGATGGCTGCAAGAGAGGGTCAGTCGGTGTAAATCAAACAGGTTTGGATGCAACCATGAGGGAAGATAAAATGAGAccatgtatgttgtgatttggcatTATACAagttaaattgaattgaattaattgATTTTAAACATCACTATCCAAGCATTGCTATTGTCACTATATAATTTAGTTTTAGGTCTTTTAACCATGTGAAGTCAACATGTGTCAGGTTCATGCTTCCCTAACAGGGATTATATCAAATATGTAAACCCCTTGTATAAAATGTTCCACCACAAGTCCGCAAAGAGCGAAGGTCGAAGAAGAACTCTGCTTCTTTACTTTAAGTAGCATTGCGACACAGAAAAACCACAGGTACAAGTCCATAACCTTCATTTAATTACATACAAGAAGTATTAGCAGCAAAGTAAGACTGACCCTTTTTAAGGTGTTTAGTCATTGAGGCAACGAACGTGataaaagttgtttttcattttaatgtgcAAGATAATATCTTGTGCAAACAACTTTTTATCTTGGGGGCTTCAGGCACATTCTGAAAACTTTACTGAAGGACAAGTTGCAATAAAACCCTTCTAACCAGTATCTAGTGACTTATTTGACCATTTGTCTTATTGTTGCTCGTCCACAACATTGCACGACTCAACACATAAAGGACATGAAGCGTCTCCAATGTCATCATACATTATACTTAAGAAATCCACCACATCTTTGAATGTAAAAATCACAATCTACAAACTTATACTTGCCACAAAAAATGCATCTTAAGTAAAAAGGCCTTTGGTCCCTTTTCCACAAATTTTGTGCAAAAGTAGAATAAACTGGAAAGTCTAAACTTATTGCATTTAAGCAAAGTTGTGTTAACCTGTCACAATGAAAGATCAGTTTAGTTTTATAATTACGCATAAGCCAACATCAATCTATCCTTTTTTGAGTCTTGTGTAACTTAGCCCTCGGGGCAATACCTGGCGCTAATTTTTTATACTAATACAACATACTTCATTAAACAAACCATATTtatttaagggggggggggggggggcgacgacGACGGCGAGTCCTCTCACCTATTCCTTGAATGAAAATAAACCCTGCGACCATTAGCAGCGGATGCCAGTTGAATTCGCCCGCCGCTCCATCCCAGGCTAAACCTTCCCTGTACTGCAGAACCCAAACCAACACGAAGATTATGGAGACAACTCCGAACAAGACGGTGGCGGACAGAGCGACCAGGAACTGCCTGAAGTTCTCCATCGCCATCGGAGCCAGTGTGTGATCAgtctcagcagcagaggaacccgaGGCAGCTTCTTCTCTGACGCAGCAGCTGCTTCGGTTTCTAATCACAACAACTTCAAGAGGCGGTGGACGAGAGGGGAGCGCGGTCACGTGGCTGGGCTGGGCAAAATGTAGGAAGGAAACGAGTttgtgtaacttcagtgtttacAGAGGAGTGAGAGGTCCGTCACAAAAAACTACAAGTTCCGCCCCCAGCAAGAGGTGGTCactgcctcctcctcagctccgtcGTTGAGTAATGGTGACGtcgagtgttttttttttaaacagaatatCAAGATGTCATTGATGTTGACCGTTAGAATTGTATACTTCAGATGGTGtttgtagtgaatttaaatgttgatttgtgTGAAATTGTAAAATTAAACTTTGACTAAAACTGACGTTAAGTAGGAAGTTGACACAAGTGGGTTGGTTTAGATGCAATAAGTTAATTTACGTTATACAGGgaccgagcactgacaggcactgacagtgaggccctattgaaattgtaaggattataattattatttttcaggcaaatgaattggcaagatagaaagtggtgaaaatgtaca from Pleuronectes platessa chromosome 14, fPlePla1.1, whole genome shotgun sequence carries:
- the LOC128455668 gene encoding plasma membrane ascorbate-dependent reductase CYBRD1 — translated: MAMENFRQFLVALSATVLFGVVSIIFVLVWVLQYREGLAWDGAAGEFNWHPLLMVAGFIFIQGIAIIVYRLPFTWQCSKLLMKFIHAGLHLVSFILAVISVVAVFDFHNGAKIPNMYSLHSWLGLTAVALYCLQLVLGVGIYLIPITPVYWRAAFMPLHIYSGLFLFTSVVAVALMGITEKLIFGLNNPKYKDLPPEAIFVNVLGLLLVIFGALILWIATRPSWKRPSEQVLHTLHTDGGGEDNTKVGPSLSQLTEGADSETTGDVRKRLNKLDGAD